A region from the Achromobacter seleniivolatilans genome encodes:
- a CDS encoding PhzF family phenazine biosynthesis protein produces MTSYAFRLLNVFASSTFSGNQLCVFEDARGLDDATMLNLAAQFNLSETTFILPSDKADARVRIFTPGYEMNFAGHPTIGTSQVVRDLLQTGDALTLEFKAGVVPVEARGDAWTFTAPCPEGVRTAPPTLDRAEIAGLVGLDAGDLLGDPIWVDTGADQLLVPLASVDAVRRAEPDSSKLNRWQESSLGRKTLYVFAFDEGNVQDARQVVVARYFFAKSGGGVEEDAGTGSACANLGGWLRHQNYSLPASILVEQGDQMGRPCRLLLDVRADGRIQVGGRAWEIGRGSVSI; encoded by the coding sequence ATGACCTCTTACGCGTTTCGCCTGCTCAACGTCTTCGCGTCCTCAACCTTCAGCGGCAATCAGCTCTGCGTGTTTGAAGACGCGCGCGGCCTGGATGACGCCACCATGCTGAATTTGGCGGCGCAATTCAATCTGTCCGAAACCACCTTCATATTGCCGTCCGATAAGGCCGATGCGCGCGTGCGCATCTTTACGCCCGGCTACGAAATGAACTTCGCGGGCCATCCCACCATCGGCACGTCTCAAGTGGTGCGCGATCTGCTGCAAACGGGCGATGCGCTGACTCTGGAATTCAAGGCAGGCGTGGTTCCGGTCGAGGCTCGAGGCGACGCCTGGACGTTTACCGCGCCGTGCCCGGAGGGCGTGCGCACCGCGCCGCCCACATTGGATCGTGCCGAGATCGCAGGACTGGTCGGATTGGATGCCGGCGATCTGCTGGGCGACCCGATCTGGGTGGATACGGGCGCAGATCAATTGCTGGTGCCGCTGGCCAGCGTCGACGCGGTACGCCGTGCCGAGCCCGACTCGTCCAAACTGAACCGCTGGCAAGAAAGCAGCCTGGGCCGCAAGACGCTGTATGTCTTCGCCTTTGATGAAGGCAATGTGCAAGACGCCAGGCAGGTAGTGGTCGCCCGCTATTTCTTCGCTAAATCGGGCGGCGGCGTTGAAGAAGATGCTGGCACGGGTTCGGCTTGCGCCAACCTGGGCGGTTGGTTGCGCCATCAGAATTATTCTTTGCCGGCCAGCATTCTGGTGGAGCAGGGGGACCAGATGGGCCGGCCTTGCCGCTTGCTGCTGGATGTGCGGGCCGATGGCCGCATTCAGGTGGGCGGCCGCGCCTGGGAAATCGGCAGGGGTTCAGTCAGCATTTAA
- the pgeF gene encoding peptidoglycan editing factor PgeF: MERVVANLPVVTGPEWAGVNYFCTTRAGGVGVAPHDTLNLGRRAGDQPDTVTENRRRVRAAVPADPLWLRQVHGSEVVDADQPDLQDEPAVDASVTAEPGRVLAIMVADCLPVVIADAGGRVLGAAHAGWRGLSGGVLEHTLAAMRAKVPDAYAWRAWVGPGIGPDAFEVGQDVLDAFVADDPATARFFTPRSGVAGKWLADLAGLADFRLRRAGVQEVSQSGMCTVAEADCFFSYRRDGETGRMALLAWLDPV; this comes from the coding sequence ATGGAACGCGTAGTCGCAAACCTGCCTGTCGTCACCGGCCCCGAATGGGCCGGTGTGAATTATTTCTGCACGACCCGCGCGGGCGGGGTGGGCGTGGCGCCGCATGACACGCTGAACTTGGGGCGCCGTGCCGGCGACCAGCCTGATACCGTGACCGAGAACCGGCGCCGCGTGCGTGCCGCTGTGCCGGCAGACCCGCTGTGGTTGCGCCAGGTGCACGGCAGCGAAGTCGTGGATGCCGATCAGCCGGATCTGCAAGATGAGCCCGCGGTAGACGCCAGCGTCACGGCCGAGCCGGGCCGCGTACTGGCCATCATGGTGGCCGACTGCCTGCCCGTCGTCATCGCGGATGCCGGCGGCCGGGTGCTGGGCGCGGCGCATGCCGGCTGGCGCGGCTTGTCCGGCGGCGTGCTGGAACATACCCTGGCAGCCATGCGCGCCAAGGTGCCGGACGCTTATGCCTGGCGTGCGTGGGTCGGCCCGGGCATTGGCCCAGATGCGTTTGAGGTGGGGCAGGACGTGTTGGATGCCTTCGTGGCGGACGACCCGGCAACCGCGCGCTTCTTCACACCGCGCTCCGGCGTTGCCGGAAAATGGCTGGCTGATCTCGCCGGATTGGCTGATTTCCGTCTGCGCCGCGCTGGGGTACAAGAAGTTTCGCAGAGCGGGATGTGCACGGTAGCCGAGGCCGATTGCTTCTTTTCCTATCGGCGCGATGGTGAAACGGGGCGCATGGCTTTGCTGGCCTGGCTCGATCCGGTTTGA
- a CDS encoding outer membrane protein assembly factor BamD, translating into MRVVIALFAVIVIAGCGSTNSKYDKTTNWSAEQLYADAKAEMSSGGWKEARERLTAIESRYPFGVYAQQALLELAYVNWKDGENEQALAAIDRFQQLYPNHPGTDYALYLKGLINFTPASAFMTNITGQDPAERDPKGLRASYDAFNELIKRYPESKYTVDAEKRVAWLVNTIAMNEVHVARYYFERGAYVAAANRAQTVITDFEGAPATEEALYLMVESYDKLGMTELKNDSQRVFDKNFPNSDFRTKGLKADRSWWNPFN; encoded by the coding sequence TTGCGCGTGGTTATCGCGCTATTTGCCGTTATCGTCATCGCCGGTTGCGGGTCGACCAACAGCAAATATGACAAGACCACCAACTGGAGCGCCGAACAGCTTTACGCCGACGCCAAGGCGGAAATGTCCTCGGGCGGCTGGAAAGAAGCCCGCGAGCGCCTGACCGCCATTGAAAGCCGCTACCCCTTCGGCGTCTATGCCCAACAAGCTCTGCTTGAACTGGCTTACGTCAACTGGAAAGACGGCGAAAACGAGCAAGCGCTGGCCGCCATCGACCGCTTCCAGCAGCTCTACCCCAACCACCCCGGCACCGACTACGCGCTCTACCTGAAAGGCCTGATCAACTTCACGCCCGCCAGCGCCTTCATGACCAACATCACGGGCCAGGACCCCGCTGAGCGCGATCCCAAGGGCCTGCGCGCGTCTTACGATGCGTTCAACGAACTGATCAAGCGCTACCCGGAAAGCAAGTACACCGTGGACGCTGAAAAGCGCGTTGCATGGCTGGTCAACACCATCGCCATGAACGAAGTGCACGTTGCTCGTTATTACTTCGAGCGCGGCGCTTACGTAGCTGCCGCCAACCGTGCACAGACCGTCATCACCGACTTCGAAGGCGCCCCCGCTACCGAAGAGGCGCTCTACCTGATGGTCGAGTCCTACGATAAGCTGGGCATGACCGAACTGAAGAACGACTCGCAGCGCGTCTTCGACAAGAACTTCCCCAACAGCGACTTTCGGACCAAGGGTCTGAAGGCCGACCGGAGCTGGTGGAATCCCTTCAACTGA
- a CDS encoding 4Fe-4S binding protein — protein MAAVLGRVTSRIADFLRDHAPLLRKLQWGIVAIYAFLLIVPAVLPLPDNSASVFNNLTIVAQFAFWGVWWPFVLISMPILGRAWCGWLCPEGMLSEWASERGQGRAIPKWMRWGGWPFVAFALTTVYGQLVSVYQYPLAVLAVLGGSTVAAMIVGWRYGRSKRVWCKYLCPVNGVFNLLAKLAPWHFKVDEEKWRHPVIRIETINCAPLVPLRHMKGAGDCHVCGRCSGYRGAIALTPRSPEEEIVHVADGDAWQTALLCFGLMGIAIGAFLWSASPWYVTAKQWAATWLVEHDIMWPLMDNAPWFILTHYPDVNDSFSWLDGAGILMFVVGATVVVGGASFLSLWIADRLAPAAPAQDAPATRWIRPGVHKLAQALIPSAGIGVFLGLSATTVNLLKHEGVQAAWAGPVRFTLLTLAVLWSLRLFARLLKQRPVSGLRKAAAWLVLTAGLAPFCLAWVFFFAIW, from the coding sequence ATGGCTGCTGTACTCGGGAGGGTGACTTCCCGGATCGCCGATTTTCTCCGTGACCATGCCCCTCTGTTGCGCAAGCTGCAGTGGGGCATTGTCGCGATATACGCGTTCCTTTTGATCGTGCCCGCTGTCCTGCCATTGCCGGACAATTCAGCATCGGTATTCAACAATCTGACGATCGTGGCGCAGTTCGCCTTCTGGGGCGTGTGGTGGCCGTTCGTGTTGATTTCCATGCCGATTCTGGGGCGCGCCTGGTGTGGATGGCTTTGTCCCGAAGGCATGTTGAGCGAATGGGCGAGCGAACGGGGGCAGGGCCGCGCGATTCCAAAATGGATGCGTTGGGGCGGCTGGCCCTTTGTCGCCTTTGCGTTGACGACGGTCTACGGCCAACTGGTCAGCGTGTACCAGTATCCGCTGGCCGTGCTGGCCGTGCTGGGCGGTTCTACCGTGGCTGCCATGATTGTGGGCTGGCGCTATGGCCGCAGCAAGCGTGTGTGGTGCAAGTACCTGTGCCCGGTCAATGGCGTGTTCAATTTGCTGGCCAAGCTGGCGCCCTGGCACTTCAAGGTCGACGAAGAAAAATGGCGTCACCCCGTCATTCGCATCGAGACCATCAACTGTGCGCCGCTGGTGCCCCTGCGCCATATGAAAGGCGCCGGCGACTGCCACGTCTGTGGCCGGTGCAGCGGCTACCGCGGCGCCATTGCACTGACGCCGCGTTCGCCCGAAGAAGAAATCGTGCATGTTGCGGACGGCGACGCCTGGCAGACCGCTTTGCTGTGCTTTGGTTTGATGGGCATTGCGATTGGCGCCTTCCTCTGGAGCGCCAGTCCCTGGTATGTGACCGCCAAGCAATGGGCAGCGACCTGGCTGGTGGAACACGACATCATGTGGCCGTTGATGGACAACGCGCCCTGGTTCATCCTGACCCACTATCCCGATGTGAACGACAGTTTTTCGTGGCTGGATGGCGCGGGCATTCTGATGTTCGTCGTGGGCGCCACGGTTGTGGTGGGCGGCGCCAGCTTCCTGTCGCTGTGGATTGCAGACCGTCTGGCTCCCGCAGCGCCCGCGCAGGATGCGCCGGCCACGCGCTGGATACGTCCTGGCGTGCACAAACTGGCGCAGGCGCTGATTCCGTCGGCCGGCATTGGCGTGTTCCTGGGCTTGTCCGCCACCACAGTCAACCTGCTCAAGCATGAAGGCGTACAAGCCGCCTGGGCAGGTCCCGTGCGCTTCACGCTGTTGACCCTGGCCGTGTTGTGGAGCCTGCGTTTGTTTGCGCGCTTGCTCAAGCAGCGCCCGGTGAGCGGTCTGCGCAAGGCCGCCGCATGGCTGGTGCTGACGGCGGGGCTTGCGCCGTTCTGTCTGGCCTGGGTGTTTTTCTTTGCGATCTGGTAA
- a CDS encoding FTR1 family iron permease, with protein sequence MEQVLFIVWRESVEALLVVGILYTWLRSTPEGARGLKYLWGGVAAGLALAVALALVLLGVSSWLSDEGQEWFQAIMSLAACALVVQMVVWMKKHGRTLKGELESGARSSVASDNWWGLFVLVAIAVAREGSETVVFLYGTVSAGEGGGDMAKLALAGLAGFAVALLTFWLLQLGGKLITWRRFFRVTEILLLLLAGSLLVGGLDHLISLDVLPTIIDPVWDSSWLLSDSTGVGKILADFAGYRALPALISVLLWVAYWIVVWALLRWVGNKAARAPLAARSAS encoded by the coding sequence ATGGAACAGGTCCTCTTTATCGTCTGGCGTGAAAGCGTCGAAGCCTTGCTGGTGGTGGGTATCTTGTACACCTGGCTGCGTTCTACGCCGGAAGGCGCGCGCGGCCTGAAATACCTGTGGGGCGGCGTTGCTGCTGGCTTGGCGCTTGCCGTGGCCCTGGCGCTAGTTTTGCTGGGTGTGTCGTCCTGGTTGAGTGACGAAGGGCAGGAATGGTTCCAGGCCATCATGTCGCTGGCAGCGTGCGCGCTGGTGGTGCAGATGGTCGTATGGATGAAGAAGCACGGCCGCACGCTGAAAGGCGAGCTTGAAAGCGGCGCGCGTTCGTCGGTTGCCAGCGACAACTGGTGGGGCCTGTTCGTGCTGGTGGCCATTGCCGTGGCTCGCGAAGGCAGTGAAACCGTGGTGTTCCTGTATGGCACCGTGTCTGCCGGCGAAGGCGGCGGCGACATGGCGAAGCTGGCACTGGCTGGTCTGGCGGGTTTTGCCGTGGCATTGCTGACGTTCTGGTTGTTGCAACTGGGCGGCAAGCTGATCACCTGGCGCCGTTTCTTCCGCGTGACCGAAATCCTGTTGCTGCTGTTGGCGGGCTCCCTGCTGGTTGGCGGCCTGGATCATCTGATTTCGCTGGATGTGTTGCCGACGATCATCGATCCCGTGTGGGATAGCTCGTGGCTCTTGAGCGACAGCACCGGAGTTGGCAAGATTCTGGCTGACTTTGCCGGGTACCGGGCCTTGCCCGCGCTGATCTCGGTATTGTTGTGGGTGGCTTATTGGATCGTGGTGTGGGCGCTGTTGCGCTGGGTGGGCAATAAAGCCGCCCGGGCGCCGCTTGCTGCCCGCAGCGCATCCTGA
- a CDS encoding RluA family pseudouridine synthase, with the protein MSDTARRADSVSDDELPGISEENLDENSDESSDESSDETLEQSAESPPRGEPQFVTVPSTLRADRLDKVLAGLMPDHSRSRLQGWIEAGNVLVNGAPGKVRQTVGPGDVLTVWAQPAPDARAFTAEPIEFTVVGESPEWIVVNKPAGLVTHPGAGNWSGTLLNGLLYRYPELFNVARAGIVHRLDKDTSGLMVVARNEKAQTHLVRQLQARSMGREYVALAHGWIAAAGRVDRSIGRDPRVPVRMSVERPVAPKPAITNYSPFRRGLVDPGGRVTEVVCRLETGRTHQIRVHMASLGHPLLADTIYGGKNIAGAQRQMLHARALHFDDPGGSGEVQFAAAVPADMIQVQESIGWNA; encoded by the coding sequence ATGTCTGATACAGCCCGCCGCGCAGATAGCGTTTCCGACGACGAACTTCCGGGTATTTCCGAGGAAAACCTGGACGAAAATTCGGACGAAAGTTCGGATGAAAGTTCGGACGAGACCCTGGAACAGAGCGCCGAAAGCCCCCCCCGCGGTGAACCGCAATTTGTAACCGTGCCGTCTACGCTGCGCGCAGACCGGCTGGATAAAGTGCTGGCTGGGCTTATGCCCGATCATTCGCGCAGCCGTTTGCAGGGGTGGATCGAGGCCGGCAATGTGCTTGTTAACGGTGCGCCTGGAAAAGTCCGCCAGACGGTCGGTCCGGGCGATGTGCTGACCGTTTGGGCGCAGCCCGCGCCCGATGCGCGCGCTTTTACCGCGGAACCCATTGAATTCACCGTCGTGGGCGAAAGCCCCGAATGGATCGTGGTCAACAAACCAGCGGGTCTGGTGACCCATCCTGGCGCAGGCAACTGGAGCGGCACGCTGCTCAACGGCCTGTTGTACCGCTATCCGGAATTGTTCAACGTCGCTCGGGCAGGCATTGTCCATCGTCTTGATAAAGACACCTCTGGCCTGATGGTTGTGGCGCGCAACGAGAAAGCGCAGACGCATCTGGTGCGCCAATTACAGGCGCGCAGCATGGGCCGCGAATATGTGGCGCTTGCGCATGGCTGGATTGCTGCCGCTGGCCGCGTCGACCGTTCAATTGGCCGTGACCCGCGCGTGCCTGTGCGCATGAGCGTCGAACGCCCCGTGGCCCCCAAGCCAGCCATTACCAACTACTCGCCGTTCCGGCGTGGTCTGGTGGACCCCGGTGGCCGCGTGACGGAAGTGGTGTGCCGCCTGGAAACCGGCCGCACCCACCAGATCCGGGTGCACATGGCCAGCCTGGGGCATCCGCTGCTGGCCGACACGATTTATGGCGGCAAGAACATTGCGGGTGCGCAGCGCCAGATGCTGCATGCCCGCGCACTGCATTTTGATGATCCTGGTGGTAGTGGCGAGGTCCAATTCGCCGCTGCCGTGCCCGCCGACATGATTCAAGTCCAGGAAAGCATCGGATGGAACGCGTAG
- the phaR gene encoding polyhydroxyalkanoate synthesis repressor PhaR, translating to MTQAQTGASLRLIKKYPNRRLYDTRTSTYITLADVKQLVLANEEFQVVDAKSGEELTRAILLQIILEEESGGMPMFSSNMLSQIIRFYGHAMQGIMGSYLEKNIQAFMEIQTRMAEQSKGLYGSQFGPEAWTQFMNVQTPMLQNMMNNYIDQSKNLFVQMQDQMQDQTRAMFSTFPFTPGSTPGGTPGTGPGTGRK from the coding sequence ATGACGCAAGCACAAACCGGCGCCAGCCTGCGCCTGATTAAAAAATACCCCAACCGTCGGCTATACGACACCCGGACCAGCACCTACATCACTCTGGCAGATGTCAAGCAACTGGTCCTGGCCAATGAAGAATTCCAGGTGGTCGACGCCAAGAGCGGCGAAGAGCTGACCCGCGCGATACTCTTGCAGATCATTCTGGAAGAAGAAAGCGGCGGTATGCCCATGTTCTCGTCGAACATGCTGTCGCAGATCATCCGTTTCTACGGGCATGCCATGCAAGGCATCATGGGTTCTTATCTTGAAAAGAACATTCAGGCCTTCATGGAAATCCAGACGCGCATGGCCGAGCAGTCCAAGGGACTGTATGGCAGCCAGTTTGGCCCCGAAGCCTGGACGCAATTCATGAATGTGCAGACTCCCATGCTGCAGAACATGATGAACAACTACATCGATCAGAGCAAAAATCTGTTCGTGCAGATGCAAGATCAAATGCAGGACCAGACACGCGCGATGTTCTCGACGTTTCCGTTTACGCCTGGCAGCACGCCGGGCGGCACCCCGGGCACGGGCCCGGGCACCGGACGCAAATAG
- a CDS encoding cupredoxin domain-containing protein, with translation MRRLHRVIAAVLIGLAGLVGMAPAQADELPTFTLTFKPDGTFEPARLEVPAGRFKIELINESNEPVEFESIPLRKEKVLGPGVKSFVVITISRPGEYPFFDDFHQNVKGTLVVKPKE, from the coding sequence GTGCGCCGTCTGCATCGCGTTATTGCCGCGGTACTGATCGGCTTGGCCGGACTGGTTGGCATGGCGCCTGCGCAGGCGGACGAGCTGCCGACGTTCACTTTGACGTTCAAGCCGGACGGCACGTTCGAGCCCGCCCGGCTGGAAGTGCCCGCCGGCCGTTTCAAGATTGAACTCATCAACGAGAGCAATGAGCCGGTGGAATTCGAGAGCATTCCGCTGCGCAAGGAAAAAGTATTGGGACCGGGGGTGAAATCCTTTGTGGTGATCACCATTTCCCGTCCTGGCGAGTATCCCTTTTTTGATGACTTTCACCAGAACGTGAAAGGCACTTTGGTCGTCAAGCCCAAGGAATAA
- a CDS encoding iron transporter, with amino-acid sequence MIKKALALAIVALSVSAAHAAEYPIGKPVEKGGMEIGAVYLQPIEMDPPGMMRAAKDSDVHLEADIHATAGNKTGFPEGEWVPYLVVNFEIQKVGSQNVQKGTFMPMVANDGPHYGDNVKLEGPGKYKLKYTILPPSENKMAHFGRHVDKETGVGPWFEPFELEYEFVYAGTGKKGGY; translated from the coding sequence ATGATCAAGAAAGCCTTGGCGCTGGCCATCGTCGCTCTGAGCGTGTCTGCCGCGCACGCGGCCGAATACCCCATCGGCAAGCCGGTCGAGAAGGGCGGCATGGAAATTGGTGCGGTGTACCTGCAGCCGATCGAAATGGACCCGCCGGGCATGATGCGTGCCGCCAAGGATTCCGACGTGCACCTTGAGGCCGATATCCACGCCACCGCTGGCAACAAAACGGGCTTTCCCGAAGGCGAGTGGGTGCCTTATCTGGTCGTGAACTTTGAAATCCAGAAGGTTGGCAGCCAGAACGTGCAGAAGGGCACCTTCATGCCCATGGTCGCCAACGACGGTCCGCACTATGGCGACAACGTCAAACTGGAAGGCCCGGGCAAGTACAAGCTGAAGTACACGATCCTGCCGCCTTCCGAGAACAAGATGGCTCACTTTGGCCGCCACGTCGACAAGGAAACCGGCGTGGGTCCGTGGTTCGAGCCGTTTGAACTGGAATACGAGTTCGTCTATGCCGGTACCGGCAAGAAGGGCGGTTACTGA
- the phaC gene encoding class I poly(R)-hydroxyalkanoic acid synthase has protein sequence MNANLSAAGPIPVSVAPEVLADIQAEFSREWQRLCDDARRGALAPLTDRRFASDAWSGNSSHLLLAHTYLLSARAMSRMVDAAQVSDPMRERLRFSIMQWVDALSPSNFLALNPDAQQSIVESAGRALNEGLANLLGDVKKGRITQTDESQFEIGRNVAVSPGEVVFENMLFQLIQYAPSTATVHERPLVIVPPNINKFYILDLQPENSFVRHAVEQGYTVFLISWRNPVASDTDGVDRATWSDYLDDAVLQALRVASDITKQPQVNALGFCVGGTMLASALALAEARGEHPVASLTLLTSLLDFHDTGVLNVFVDEAHALLRDHQLGKGGLMPGRDLATTFSFLRPNELVWNYVVGNYLKGQKPPPFDLLFWNGDSTNLPGPFFSWYFRNTYLENNLKVPGRAQAAGMPLDLTRLTMPAYIFGSREDHIVPWVSAYASTQVLRGPQRFVLGASGHIAGVVNPPAKKRRSYWVADKLGQKGHDMPGDPNAWFAQAAEQPGSWWPDWTDWLSGHAGKQVKARTKLGNAKHQPIEPAPGRYVKVRAA, from the coding sequence GTGAATGCCAATCTCTCCGCCGCAGGGCCCATTCCGGTGAGCGTGGCACCGGAAGTCCTGGCCGATATTCAGGCCGAATTCTCTCGCGAATGGCAGCGCCTTTGCGACGACGCTCGGCGTGGCGCGCTTGCGCCCCTGACCGACCGCCGTTTTGCAAGCGATGCCTGGTCGGGCAATAGCTCGCATCTTTTACTGGCCCATACGTATTTGCTGTCGGCTCGCGCCATGTCGCGCATGGTCGATGCCGCCCAGGTCAGCGACCCCATGCGCGAGCGCTTGCGCTTTTCGATCATGCAATGGGTCGATGCGCTATCGCCGTCGAACTTCCTGGCATTGAATCCCGACGCGCAGCAATCCATCGTGGAAAGCGCCGGACGTGCCTTGAACGAGGGTCTGGCCAATTTGCTGGGCGACGTCAAAAAAGGCCGCATTACCCAAACCGACGAATCGCAATTCGAGATCGGCCGCAACGTGGCGGTCTCGCCCGGCGAAGTCGTGTTCGAAAACATGCTGTTCCAGCTGATTCAGTACGCGCCATCGACTGCTACCGTGCACGAGCGTCCGCTGGTGATTGTGCCGCCGAACATCAACAAGTTCTACATCCTGGACTTGCAGCCCGAGAATTCCTTCGTCCGCCATGCGGTCGAGCAGGGCTATACGGTGTTTTTGATTTCGTGGCGCAATCCGGTCGCCAGCGATACCGATGGCGTAGACCGCGCCACATGGTCCGACTATCTTGATGATGCCGTGCTGCAGGCGTTGCGCGTGGCAAGCGACATCACGAAGCAACCGCAAGTCAATGCGCTGGGTTTCTGCGTGGGCGGCACGATGCTGGCGTCCGCGCTGGCGCTGGCAGAGGCGCGCGGCGAACATCCCGTCGCATCGCTGACGCTGTTGACCTCGTTGCTGGACTTCCACGACACCGGCGTCCTGAACGTTTTCGTTGATGAGGCGCATGCGCTGCTGCGGGATCATCAATTAGGAAAAGGCGGGCTGATGCCGGGCCGAGATCTTGCCACCACGTTCTCGTTTCTGCGGCCGAACGAACTGGTCTGGAACTACGTCGTCGGCAACTATCTGAAGGGTCAGAAGCCCCCTCCATTTGATTTGCTGTTCTGGAATGGCGACAGCACTAATCTGCCTGGGCCGTTCTTCTCTTGGTACTTCCGCAATACCTACCTTGAGAACAATCTGAAAGTGCCGGGGCGCGCACAAGCGGCCGGCATGCCGCTGGATCTGACGCGGCTGACGATGCCTGCTTATATTTTTGGCTCCCGCGAAGATCACATTGTGCCCTGGGTTTCGGCCTACGCGTCCACGCAGGTGCTGCGCGGACCGCAGCGTTTCGTCCTCGGTGCGTCGGGCCATATCGCGGGTGTGGTGAATCCGCCCGCCAAAAAGCGCCGCAGCTATTGGGTGGCTGACAAACTGGGTCAAAAGGGTCACGACATGCCCGGCGATCCCAACGCTTGGTTCGCCCAGGCGGCCGAACAGCCCGGCAGCTGGTGGCCGGACTGGACGGATTGGCTGTCCGGTCATGCAGGTAAGCAAGTCAAGGCACGTACAAAATTAGGCAATGCCAAGCACCAGCCGATCGAGCCGGCGCCTGGCAGATACGTAAAGGTCCGGGCTGCCTGA
- the phbB gene encoding acetoacetyl-CoA reductase yields MSGKLAYVTGGMGGIGTSICQRLAKDGFRVVAGCGPSRNFQQWLDEQAAQGYSFYASVGNVSDWDSTVEAFERVTRDLGPVDVLVNNAGITRDGLFRKMTADDWRAVIDTNLNSLFNVTKQVIEGMVERQWGRIVNISSVNGQKGQFGQTNYSTAKAGIHGFTMALAQEVASKGVTVNTISPGYIGTDMVRAIRPEVLEKIVATIPVRRLGTPEEIASMTSWLASDESGFSTGADFSLNGGLHMG; encoded by the coding sequence ATGAGCGGAAAACTGGCTTACGTCACAGGCGGGATGGGTGGTATCGGCACCTCTATTTGCCAACGCTTGGCCAAGGATGGCTTTCGCGTGGTGGCAGGTTGCGGCCCCAGCCGTAATTTCCAGCAATGGCTGGATGAGCAGGCAGCGCAGGGCTATTCGTTCTACGCATCCGTGGGCAACGTGTCCGATTGGGACTCCACGGTCGAAGCCTTCGAACGGGTCACGAGAGATCTGGGGCCGGTCGATGTGCTGGTGAATAACGCGGGTATTACCCGCGACGGTTTGTTCCGCAAAATGACCGCGGATGATTGGCGCGCCGTGATCGACACGAACTTGAACAGCCTCTTCAACGTGACCAAGCAGGTCATTGAAGGCATGGTCGAACGTCAGTGGGGCCGCATCGTCAACATCAGCTCGGTGAATGGACAGAAAGGCCAATTCGGCCAGACCAACTATTCCACAGCAAAGGCCGGTATCCACGGCTTTACGATGGCGCTGGCGCAAGAAGTGGCCAGCAAAGGCGTTACGGTCAATACGATTTCGCCGGGCTATATCGGTACCGACATGGTTCGCGCCATCCGGCCGGAAGTGCTGGAAAAGATTGTTGCCACCATCCCGGTGCGGCGTCTGGGCACTCCCGAGGAAATCGCATCCATGACGTCGTGGCTGGCTTCGGATGAGTCCGGTTTTTCGACGGGCGCCGACTTCTCGCTGAACGGCGGCCTGCACATGGGCTGA